The Halomicronema hongdechloris C2206 genome includes a window with the following:
- a CDS encoding DUF760 domain-containing protein: MKDLSGHTPEFFNHRNGTELPNTLLQYVQSMSPETIAQLSKPASSEALQAMEHNIIGLLGGLPSQHFDIEVTTSREHLGRLLASAMMSGYFLRGAEQRLAFEQTLAGSDGADSE, from the coding sequence GTGAAAGACCTATCTGGCCATACTCCTGAATTTTTCAATCACCGCAATGGTACTGAGCTCCCTAACACGTTGCTGCAGTACGTGCAATCCATGAGCCCTGAGACCATTGCTCAGTTGTCTAAGCCGGCCTCGTCTGAGGCCCTCCAGGCTATGGAGCATAACATCATTGGACTGCTAGGGGGCTTGCCATCTCAGCATTTCGACATCGAAGTAACCACTAGTCGCGAACACCTAGGACGGCTGCTAGCCTCTGCCATGATGAGTGGGTACTTCCTGCGGGGAGCAGAGCAGCGTCTGGCCTTTGAACAGACTCTGGCCGGAAGCGATGGTGCCGACAGCGAGTGA
- the mutY gene encoding A/G-specific adenine glycosylase produces the protein MPSFVVQQLRQALLSWYAHQGRDLPWRHSRDPYAIWISEIMLQQTQVTTVIPYYRRWLQRFPNVDSLAAADLQDVLKTWEGLGYYARARNLHRAAQTIGQQHGGRFPQQFDQALALSGIGRTTAGGILSAAFNQPWPILDGNVKRVLTRLIALDCPPSQALPELWDLSTTLLSPTQPRDFNQALMDLGATLCTRRHPNCQQCPWQPYCRAYNLNVQSELPMSEARGPLPHKHIGVAVIWNDQQQILIDRRRPQGLLGGLWEFPGGKIEAGETVEACIQREVQEELGIHVEVGKQLTTVDHAYSHFKVTLNVYHCRHRQGEPQPLECDEIRWVTLEEISQFPFPKANLQIIAALQQAHHLPT, from the coding sequence TTGCCGAGTTTTGTCGTGCAGCAACTCCGTCAGGCCTTACTAAGTTGGTATGCCCACCAGGGGCGAGATTTACCCTGGCGTCATAGTCGAGATCCCTACGCCATTTGGATCTCAGAGATCATGTTGCAGCAAACCCAGGTAACCACCGTCATCCCCTACTACCGGCGCTGGTTGCAACGCTTCCCCAATGTCGATAGCCTAGCTGCCGCAGATCTACAAGATGTGCTAAAAACCTGGGAAGGGTTGGGCTACTATGCCCGTGCCCGCAACCTGCATCGCGCCGCCCAAACCATTGGGCAGCAACACGGTGGGCGATTTCCCCAGCAATTCGACCAAGCCCTGGCCCTGTCCGGCATTGGCCGCACCACCGCCGGTGGCATTCTCAGCGCCGCCTTTAATCAGCCCTGGCCCATCCTAGATGGCAACGTCAAACGGGTATTGACTCGCCTCATCGCCCTAGACTGTCCCCCCAGCCAAGCCCTGCCAGAGCTATGGGACCTATCTACCACGCTGCTGTCACCCACTCAGCCCCGCGACTTCAACCAAGCTTTGATGGATCTCGGCGCCACCCTCTGCACCCGCCGCCATCCCAATTGTCAGCAATGCCCTTGGCAACCATACTGTCGAGCGTACAATCTGAATGTACAGTCGGAGTTGCCCATGTCAGAAGCTCGTGGTCCCTTACCCCATAAACACATCGGCGTCGCTGTCATCTGGAACGATCAGCAGCAAATCCTCATCGACCGGCGTCGGCCGCAGGGGCTGCTGGGGGGACTCTGGGAATTTCCAGGCGGCAAAATCGAGGCCGGTGAAACGGTGGAAGCTTGCATCCAGCGGGAGGTGCAAGAGGAACTGGGCATTCATGTGGAAGTGGGGAAGCAACTCACCACGGTGGATCATGCCTACAGCCATTTCAAAGTCACCCTCAACGTCTACCACTGCCGCCATCGGCAAGGGGAGCCGCAACCGCTAGAATGCGATGAAATTCGCTGGGTTACTCTAGAGGAAATCAGCCAGTTTCCCTTTCCCAAGGCCAACCTGCAAATTATCGCAGCATTGCAGCAGGCTCACCACCTGCCGACTTAA
- a CDS encoding ABC transporter ATP-binding protein has protein sequence MARVRLEGITQRFGTATAIQDITLAIPDGEFWVLVGPSGCGKSTILRTIAGLEPVQEGRLYIGDTLVNQIRARQRDVAMVFQNYALYPHMTVAENLAFGLRMRHRPIHERQEQVHKIARSLDIAHLLDRKPRKLSGGQQQRVALGRAIVRKPQVFLLDEPLSNLDAQLRDDTRAELKQLHRTFGITTIYVTHDQVEAMTLADQIVVLHQGRIQQIATPQAVYAHPANCMVAAFMGSPPMNLLEATVEANGLRIDGQRVPLPALDSQSTVSVGQRVIVGLRPEHLQVSSESQASLGVTVTVVEPLGRETLVRTVLPDAHRTLPQSLNLQVSGKLLPQPGERLWVQLDPAEIFLFDPITGNPVQP, from the coding sequence GTGGCCAGGGTTAGGTTAGAAGGGATTACCCAACGGTTTGGAACCGCGACTGCCATCCAAGATATTACCCTCGCCATACCGGATGGCGAGTTTTGGGTACTAGTGGGTCCCTCCGGTTGCGGTAAATCTACGATCCTGAGAACTATTGCTGGCCTAGAGCCTGTGCAGGAAGGGCGTCTTTACATCGGCGATACCCTGGTTAACCAGATCCGAGCCCGTCAGCGGGATGTGGCCATGGTGTTCCAGAATTATGCCCTGTATCCCCATATGACCGTGGCTGAAAACCTAGCCTTTGGCCTGCGCATGCGCCATAGGCCTATTCACGAACGTCAGGAGCAGGTGCATAAAATTGCCCGGTCTCTAGATATTGCCCATCTGCTAGATCGAAAGCCCAGGAAGCTTTCCGGCGGCCAGCAGCAGCGGGTAGCCCTAGGGCGGGCCATCGTCCGCAAACCCCAGGTTTTTCTCCTAGACGAGCCCCTATCTAACCTAGATGCCCAATTGCGAGATGATACCCGAGCTGAACTGAAGCAACTGCATCGGACCTTTGGCATCACCACCATCTACGTCACCCACGACCAAGTCGAAGCCATGACCCTAGCCGACCAAATCGTGGTGCTTCATCAGGGGCGTATTCAACAGATTGCCACCCCCCAAGCCGTCTATGCCCATCCAGCTAATTGCATGGTGGCTGCTTTCATGGGCAGTCCCCCGATGAATCTCCTAGAAGCCACCGTTGAAGCCAATGGCTTAAGGATCGATGGTCAGCGGGTTCCCCTTCCAGCTCTCGACAGCCAGTCGACTGTCTCGGTGGGGCAACGAGTGATTGTCGGCCTACGGCCAGAACATCTACAGGTGAGTAGCGAATCCCAGGCAAGCTTAGGGGTCACGGTGACTGTCGTCGAACCCCTAGGCCGTGAAACCCTGGTGCGCACCGTGCTACCCGATGCCCATCGTACCTTGCCCCAGTCGCTAAATTTACAGGTCTCCGGTAAGCTGTTACCGCAACCGGGGGAGCGGCTATGGGTGCAGTTAGACCCCGCTGAGATCTTTCTCTTCGATCCCATTACTGGCAATCCAGTGCAGCCTTGA
- a CDS encoding methyltransferase, translating into MTLPETLTQMATGHWLAQSIYVAAKLGLADYLTDGPQAYQALATATTSHAPSLYRLLRALASVGIFVEQDPGEFALTPLAYYLRSDVPDSLRAMALMNGEEHYQAWGNLLHSIQTGESAFTSMYGMPVFQYLGQTPAAAAVFDQAMISYSSMEIPAVLDAYDMAGVTTVVDVAGGRGGFLAAILARYPQIQGILFDQPGVASGAQAYLAERGVHDRVQWVGGDFFEAVPTGGDIYLLKHILHDWGDADCGRILRTCHQAMAKTARLLVVEMVIPGGNAPHPGKFLDLNMLVMCDGGRERTAAEYRQLLETTGFQLGQILPTQAPVSVIEAVPV; encoded by the coding sequence ATGACTCTGCCAGAAACCCTGACTCAAATGGCCACAGGTCACTGGTTGGCCCAGTCTATCTACGTTGCTGCCAAGTTAGGCCTGGCCGATTACTTAACCGACGGACCGCAAGCCTACCAAGCCTTGGCAACGGCAACGACAAGCCATGCTCCCTCCCTATATCGCCTACTGCGGGCTCTAGCCAGCGTCGGGATTTTTGTGGAACAGGATCCTGGTGAGTTTGCCCTCACCCCCCTGGCCTATTATTTGCGCAGCGATGTCCCAGACTCGCTGCGGGCCATGGCCCTGATGAACGGCGAAGAACACTACCAAGCCTGGGGCAATCTACTGCACAGTATTCAAACCGGTGAGAGTGCCTTCACGTCAATGTATGGCATGCCCGTATTCCAGTATCTTGGCCAGACCCCAGCGGCGGCAGCCGTGTTTGATCAAGCCATGATCAGCTACTCGTCCATGGAAATTCCGGCGGTTCTAGATGCCTACGACATGGCTGGGGTGACCACCGTTGTCGATGTGGCCGGAGGTCGAGGCGGATTTCTGGCGGCGATCCTAGCCCGGTATCCCCAGATCCAAGGCATCCTTTTTGATCAGCCTGGTGTCGCCAGCGGTGCCCAGGCCTATTTGGCTGAGCGAGGGGTACACGACCGAGTGCAATGGGTAGGTGGTGATTTCTTTGAGGCCGTACCAACCGGCGGCGATATTTACCTGCTGAAGCATATCCTCCATGACTGGGGCGATGCTGACTGTGGCAGAATCCTGCGAACTTGCCATCAGGCCATGGCCAAGACGGCCCGCTTGTTAGTGGTAGAAATGGTGATTCCCGGGGGAAATGCCCCCCATCCTGGTAAGTTCCTAGACTTGAACATGCTAGTCATGTGCGACGGCGGCCGCGAGCGCACGGCTGCGGAATACCGGCAATTATTGGAGACCACTGGATTCCAACTAGGTCAGATTCTGCCCACCCAGGCTCCTGTCAGTGTGATTGAGGCTGTCCCCGTTTAA
- a CDS encoding DUF7734 family protein → MVASPGKRLEDYTLKHPQEVLLVTADIDGATDEIVIFRGFSSSLVRPTAANPEVPVIPVDAKIRCIDRLQGPYTPDNPQYLERNLTWEAFQARLSASGI, encoded by the coding sequence ATGGTTGCTTCACCCGGAAAACGTCTAGAAGACTATACCCTCAAGCATCCCCAGGAAGTGCTACTCGTCACGGCTGATATCGACGGCGCCACTGACGAAATCGTTATCTTCCGTGGCTTCTCCAGCTCCCTGGTACGTCCCACCGCTGCCAATCCAGAGGTACCCGTGATTCCTGTCGATGCCAAGATCCGCTGCATCGATCGTCTCCAGGGGCCCTATACCCCCGACAACCCCCAGTACCTAGAGCGTAACCTAACCTGGGAGGCGTTTCAGGCCCGTTTGTCAGCCAGTGGAATTTAA